CACGTCAGCCTGATCAAGGATGTGACCCCCATTCCCCATAACGGCTGCAGGCCGCCCAAGCGCCGGCGCGTGTGAGAGGAGATCGTCAGTGGCAAGGTATCATGGCCCGGTGTGCCGGCTATGCCGGCGAGAGAACCTGAAGCTGTTTCTCAAGGGAGAGCGGTGCTACACGGACAAGTGCGCCATCGAACGGCGCAACTATCCGCCAGGCCAACATGGACAGAGGCGGCTCAAGTTTTCCGAGTACAGCCTCCAGCTCCGGGAGAAGCAGAAGGTCAAGCGGATGTACGGGCTGCTGGAAAAGCAGTTCAAGGGAAGCTTCGAGAGCGCGGAAAAGGCCCGCGGCATCACCGGCGAGAATCTGCTGGTGATCCTGGAAAGACGGCTCGACAACGTGGTCTACCGTCTCGGCTTTGCGTGCTCCCGTG
The nucleotide sequence above comes from Deltaproteobacteria bacterium. Encoded proteins:
- the rpsD gene encoding 30S ribosomal protein S4; protein product: MARYHGPVCRLCRRENLKLFLKGERCYTDKCAIERRNYPPGQHGQRRLKFSEYSLQLREKQKVKRMYGLLEKQFKGSFESAEKARGITGENLLVILERRLDNVVYRLGFACSRGDARLLVRHGHVRVNGRRVTIPSYRVGVGDVVAVAEKSRKSERVLTAMEGAQRRGVPDWIEVDRENFSGTVRMLPSRGDITTPINEKLIVELYSK